TCATGAGAGAGAAGCTAACTGCTCTGCTGCAGTTTCTCTTCAGTGCATGCACCGTTTTATTAGGCTCCACCCCACCACTTGCCACTCTCAGATGTTCAGTGTGCCCCCAATATCAACAGCGTATTGTTTTACATACTTACAGTGAACTGGCCACTGGCTGTTGCTATGTAAATGGTATACTGCTTCTCACTGGCCGTATCAAGGTTCATCTGGTTTGATTCTCCTTTGCTTCGAAGTTCTTCTAAAGCTAACCTCACAGCCAGATACTTGGATAAGTGATCAACAGTGGCATTACCTGAAGTCTTTATGTATCTGGAAAAACAAATCATTAAAACCTTAATTTCTAgattaatgataaaaatatatgtaaattataaaacACATTTCCCAAAAGCCATACAAAATGCAAATGTCTCAATTATTGACAAAATAATATCAGAAATTTATTCCTCTATTATCTAAAAATTTCTTATTGAAAGgtacaggaagagagaaaagggtcAAGCTCACATCCACCAGGCCATGAAAGTGCTACCTACCTTACCATCCATAATATgacataaaataacaaaaatcaaataGAAATACATACTGcactgagaggaaagaaagaacataCCGCTCAACCCCAACAATCAGTTCTGAATCTACAGCAGCAAGAATACTACTAAGCATATAAGCAAACTTCTTCTTGTCTAAGAATtaattattttcaggtttttcagAATGAGCATAAGTgctaattttcagatttttttcaagcaTGGTAtatcattcactcactcactcaacctGATGTGTATCTGCACTTAATGGCAGGTAGTGTGCTCTCTGGAGAGATATGATAAAGCAGACATCCTGGCCAGCCAAACATTTTAGAGCattattaagaaatttaaatgatcctttctcctcctctacCTAGGAGGGTCATTCCTTTCAGATATGCAACTGCAGATGGCAAGCACAtgaggaataaagaaaacaataatgcAGGCAGCTAAAATATCCAACTGACCTCTGGCAAACAATGGGATGACAAATATCACCCTTAGTTCTTACCTGAAATGGCTTTTTAACTCCAAAGGAAACATTCTAAATTCAGATAATCTGAAACTAACCCCCACTTACCTTGTCTGTGCACTGTCATCTTTTTCCATAAGTGTGGGATGAGGCCTGAATACTAATTCAATTTCACTAGCGCCATCCATTACTGGGTCAATTGCCACTGCTGCATTATTATTATCAAGCTCAAGCCCAGAATCATCAGATGTTTTGGTCCGTTTGTTACTAGGTCCTGCTTCCTGATTGCTGTGCGTGGATGCGTTACTACAGTGAGAACTGTCTCCATTGTCTTCTGCTCCACTACCATTTTCAATCTGTTGTTTCTTACCTCGCTGTAATCTAGTTAAGaggaaaataacataaaacagGTTGCATAGAATTTACATGTAGACCGTCTCAATGCATCAAGTTTGAAGTACATTTATTGAAGTTATTAAATTCTAAGCTCCCTGGTAGCCTAAAGGTTAGGGTTCCAGACTTTTATTGCTgtggcgtgggttcaatccttggtcggggaattGAGATCTTGAAGCCACTTCAGTgtggacaaaacaaaaacaacctaaaTTCTAAAAACATCTTAGTAACTGAATTTGCTCCAAGTTGAATAACGGCCATCTATTTCCCACACGTCCCTGGGAAGTTCAGGGAAATACACACAGGCAAACATGTGAAcaaatttaacaaatacttacattcattgaaaatttttcttttttgattatagGTACTACTGGCAAATACTTATTTACATTTGGATACTTTTCTTATGAGATTTTAAATCGAAAGAAAGGTATAATTCAGATATGTTAAGCACTCTCTGCCTGCTGACCTCACCCAAAGCCAGCTAATACAATGCAAAATTATTCCAATACAAAAGATAAGATATCTAAATATAGAGCATGAATACAGAAGCATCTCTCTAACAAGCTCAAATACTATAAACCGGTTAACTGGGCAAGGTGCTTTGTGTACACATCTTATTTATTCATCAAAACAACCGCCAAGGCAGTTAATACCATCATTTTATAATTGGGGTGGAAGATGGGAACTTAGCAGACAGCTGAAGAAACAGTGTGTGCCATACAGATTATCTCTGAAAGACAGAACAGTAAGTATAAAGGTGTCAAGGCAGAAACAATCTGGCTAAGTCTGAAAAACACCGAAGAAGCTTTAATATTGCTAGCAACTGAACGAAGCTTCTATCACATACTCTCACCACTAGAAATGTTCAAGCAAAATGAAGTCTATCTATAAAGGATTTCACAAAGGGGATTCTTTCTCCTGGTAGAAGACTGAAAGTCTGCATTTCAGAATCACTTCTAGAAGCTTTAAATATGAATGCCTGATCCCCAATCAAAGATTTTGATTTACTTAGCCTGGAGTGATAACTTTGAGGCTCTAGGACTCAAAAACttcccaagtgattctgatgttcAGCCAAggtgaaaaccactagactggGATGTGGCTTTGGAAAGTCCTGACTCTCCCTGAAGCCTAAACATATAAGGAGAtgtcagagcagaaaaaagaatggaggtgAGGAAAGTGCTCAGATTATACAGAGCTTTGGAAGCTACCATTAAGGTCTTTTAGCCTGAATGTGAAGAGAAGCTATTAAGAGGCCTCAAAGCAAAGGAGAACTTGGACCTGACTTTCACCTTATCATTCTGGCTGCTGTGCTGAGAACAGATGCTGTGGTGGTAAGCATGGACAGTAGAAAGACCAATCAGGAGGCTACTTCAATACTTCAAACGAAAAACAGTCACTGCTTATGCCAACTTGGATATATTATtggaaaagctaaaaatatatttactcacAGACTGGTatacagactgggaaaaaaagagagagattaacAGTAACTCCTAAATTTTTGGCTAAAGCAAGTGTGATGATGATGTTTCCATCAACTGAAATAGCAAGAAAGAAGTAGGGGGCAGAAACTGACAATTCAGTACTGAGCATGTTAAGTTTGCAGAAGAGAAACAGCTAATGACATACAAAGGGAACCGGGAGAATATGATCTCTTGAAAGCCAGGGAAAGAAAACCAATCAAAGAGAAATTAACTGTGTAAAATACTAAGTAAGATGAGATCTCAGAATCAGCGACTAGATTTTTCCATGGAGGTCAATGCTAACTTTGGTATGAGGGGTGGGGGTAAAGCCTGACTGGGGGAGTTCAAAATGGGAAGAAATTGGAGCTGGTGAGCACAGACAACTCttatgaagaaaagaagagaagtacaGTGGTGAGTGGCGAGAGAAGCGGGTATATGAGAGGTGAGGTTTTGTTTTGAAGATTCTATTACTTTAAAAGGAATCCCCTATTATCCCAGGAGACATATATTATACCTGCATGAAAAACTAATTACACAGAACTACTGTTGGTTActgcattttatctttttcaaaatggAAGGTGTTAAGTAAATTcagtatttaataaaatattcagaaaaatggCCACCCTATCTGGCCTTCTTGCTCATGTACCTGTTCATAGCCTGTATCTTCAGTCCTTCCTCAATGCTGTGACTGAGTGCTTGCTGATTATTGTGCTTGTTGATCCTGGCTAATACTCTTTCTTGATGAGCTTCATACTCATCACGACTTGGATAAATTTTGCTGATGAGTGCATCAAAGTTTGGGTCTGGTCTTAGTGATCTTTTGGAAACTAGCTTTTTCCGACAGGTAGGGCATTCTTTATTGCTAAataaagagagggaaaagaaaatgtaagtaaTACCATTATCTTTGGGCTGAAGACAAAAATAGTCCAGATTATTATCATCCTTTTCCCAATACCTTTACTAAGTCACAGAAATTTAAACTGATCAACCTGACTTTCCATGAATATCTGACTAGTGGCTATAAGCACGATCTTTGAAACCTGAGATACTCTCTACTACCTGCcaatagagaaaaatctaaaTACTTCCCtatgataatttatatataaccattttagaaatgaaaatctaGTCTTTCCTAATTTAAAGTTCCCCTTTCTGATATCCATGCCATACAAGGAAAAACTATCCACTAATAAATATTCATGTtatcaattattttattaaaatagcttTCATCATCATATTATTTTACATACGTAAGAAGTGGAAAAACCGTGGTTCCAAGCTTTGTagtttcctcaaaataaaaactCATCCTGAAAAGcttctaaaattatataaaaccaACTGTTTCAAAACAAAGATTCTCCAACAATTACAACCTAGACTTTAGATAAATTTCCAATTCTCAaatgaatatgtatttcttaaaacCCAGAGCACTAGAATACTGTCCTCACATAGTTTAAATACCTAGGTATCACTCATTTTAACATACCCACTTCTGAGGGCTGTGATAATGCAGTCTGCACAAAAACGATGTAAGCACTCTTTTGTAGTCATGGTGTTCTTCAACATATCCAAACAAATTGGGCACATTAATTCACTGTGTAGACTTCGAGGTGAAACCACAATTTCTAAGCCATCTGTTATTGCCTCCTGTAAAAACatcactttaaaattaaatgctacctattttttttttttaagttatggaCAAGTTCAAATATACAAGAATACAGAAGAGACAAAAATGAACACCTGTGTAGCCATCATCCAGTCGCCATCACTGTCAATTCACAACAATCTTGTTTTATCTATAATCTCCTTCAACTTCCCTAAGCCCCAGCACCAAAGCATTATATAAATCTGTTATCATAATGTTAAAGATagaatatcatatatttaaaagacaACTAATGGTAAATTAGTCtggtataattttaaaacagcacTGAATATGGAGTCAGATGGCTTAGGTTCTAGTTCAACAACTAGCTCTGCAACTCTGAAAATTTTAACATTGTCTTCTTACCTGCAAAATGAGGAAGTTAAGGCTAAAGGAACCCTAAAAATTTTTCCATCTGCAAAAGTACAACATTTTGATAATAAACTATATATTTCATGCCAtccattaaaagattttaaaatatgaatttaaatattcTGTATGCACAGTTTAAcaggattttgttttaaaatcactttttgaTCCTTAAAAAATCTTGATCCACAGAGCAGTTTTCTACCAAGTGGTCAGGTTCTCAGGCTAACCTACAAACTGACTTAAACTATAGCACATCTGTCTGAAGTAAAAAGTATTAGTATCTCTAATTGTCATGACTAAAATTGTTGTCAGTGAGAAATGCATCTGGAGTTCCAATGTAGAATTCAGGCCACATCTTCCAGAGGCACAGATTAGTGACTCCTACTTTCTCCATCACTACCACTACTGACTGTTCCCACAAGGCAGCACTGAGAACCAAGGCACCGATATAGGCTCCTATGGATTGAGGAAAGAGGTCTAGTTAGTGGCCACTGAAAAGGAAGATGCAGGTAGAAATAAGGGCTTCCAACAGGGTTACTGACACTTCCTATTTCCACTGGCTCTCCATCATGTTTGTGTTTTCTCTATAGGGTCAAAGATTGATGACTCCACAAGAAAAGACAATGAAACTTTAGATACTTGTCCCTTATCAAGTATCTCTCATATTTCAACCTTTCTATATAAAGCACCTTCTGTATTTTACTTAGTTTAACATGTACACAAACTTTT
The genomic region above belongs to Odocoileus virginianus isolate 20LAN1187 ecotype Illinois chromosome 11, Ovbor_1.2, whole genome shotgun sequence and contains:
- the RNF2 gene encoding E3 ubiquitin-protein ligase RING2 isoform X2, coding for MSQAVQTNGTQPLSKTWELSLYELQRTPQEAITDGLEIVVSPRSLHSELMCPICLDMLKNTMTTKECLHRFCADCIITALRSGNKECPTCRKKLVSKRSLRPDPNFDALISKIYPSRDEYEAHQERVLARINKHNNQQALSHSIEEGLKIQAMNRLQRGKKQQIENGSGAEDNGDSSHCSNASTHSNQEAGPSNKRTKTSDDSGLELDNNNAAVAIDPVMDGASEIELVFRPHPTLMEKDDSAQTRYIKTSGNATVDHLSKYLAVRLALEELRSKGESNQMNLDTASEKQYTIYIATASGQFTVLNGSFSLELVSEKYWKVNKPMELYYAPTKEHK
- the RNF2 gene encoding E3 ubiquitin-protein ligase RING2 isoform X1, producing the protein MAKSKISLAMSQAVQTNGTQPLSKTWELSLYELQRTPQEAITDGLEIVVSPRSLHSELMCPICLDMLKNTMTTKECLHRFCADCIITALRSGNKECPTCRKKLVSKRSLRPDPNFDALISKIYPSRDEYEAHQERVLARINKHNNQQALSHSIEEGLKIQAMNRLQRGKKQQIENGSGAEDNGDSSHCSNASTHSNQEAGPSNKRTKTSDDSGLELDNNNAAVAIDPVMDGASEIELVFRPHPTLMEKDDSAQTRYIKTSGNATVDHLSKYLAVRLALEELRSKGESNQMNLDTASEKQYTIYIATASGQFTVLNGSFSLELVSEKYWKVNKPMELYYAPTKEHK